In Natrononativus amylolyticus, a single window of DNA contains:
- a CDS encoding universal stress protein, producing MSSNVVVPVDGSTQSTAALETALELFPNATITLLYVADPVDVDDDTAASREWRTDQKAAATRYFEGVTSQVDAEGRTLETALETGSPWREIVTFAEENDVDHVVMGSHGRDGAARLLLGSVAELVVRRSPVPVTVVK from the coding sequence ATGAGTTCCAACGTGGTCGTTCCGGTGGACGGCTCGACGCAGTCGACGGCCGCACTCGAGACGGCGCTCGAACTGTTCCCGAACGCGACGATAACGCTCCTGTACGTCGCCGATCCGGTCGACGTCGACGACGACACGGCGGCGTCCCGGGAGTGGCGCACCGACCAGAAAGCGGCCGCGACGCGGTACTTCGAGGGAGTAACGTCCCAGGTCGACGCCGAGGGCCGTACACTCGAGACGGCTCTCGAGACGGGCTCGCCGTGGCGGGAGATCGTTACCTTCGCCGAGGAGAACGACGTCGACCACGTCGTGATGGGGAGCCACGGCCGCGACGGCGCGGCGCGGCTGCTGCTCGGGAGCGTGGCCGAACTCGTCGTCCGCCGGTCGCCGGTGCCGGTGACGGTCGTCAAGTAA
- a CDS encoding universal stress protein: MSPRILVGLDGSDRSSAALRYAAETFPDATLVCFHAIDPFDRDPETDADAPAPLSNAWLEAERERADELFDRALEGLEATPEVVRDTRVGSPAETIVAYADENDVDGIVVGSYGRGGAMKLQLGSVAELVVRRASVPVTVVR; this comes from the coding sequence ATGTCGCCACGCATTCTCGTCGGTCTCGACGGCTCCGATCGCTCGAGCGCCGCCCTCCGGTACGCGGCCGAGACGTTCCCCGACGCGACGCTCGTCTGCTTTCACGCGATCGACCCCTTCGACCGCGACCCGGAGACCGACGCCGACGCGCCGGCCCCGCTGTCGAACGCTTGGCTCGAGGCAGAACGCGAGCGGGCCGACGAGCTGTTCGACCGCGCGCTCGAGGGGCTCGAGGCCACCCCCGAGGTGGTACGGGACACCCGCGTCGGCTCGCCGGCGGAGACGATCGTCGCCTACGCCGACGAGAACGACGTCGACGGGATCGTCGTCGGGAGCTACGGCCGCGGCGGGGCGATGAAGCTCCAGCTCGGGAGCGTGGCGGAACTCGTCGTCCGCCGCGCGTCGGTGCCGGTTACCGTCGTCAGGTGA
- a CDS encoding universal stress protein codes for MYDAILVPTDGRENTERAIDEAIELARVHDATLHTLYVVNSSAIAPGIDFDDLEEIGAEAVAYVAGRAGEAGVEDVETAVTHGLRHQAILDYAARNGIELIVMGRQRRLERLFRGGTSDRVSEEASVPVLVVER; via the coding sequence ATGTACGACGCGATTCTCGTCCCGACCGACGGTCGGGAGAACACCGAACGGGCGATCGATGAGGCGATCGAACTCGCTCGCGTTCACGACGCGACGCTGCACACGCTGTACGTCGTCAACTCCTCGGCGATCGCACCCGGGATCGACTTCGACGATCTCGAGGAGATCGGGGCCGAGGCCGTCGCGTACGTCGCCGGCCGGGCTGGCGAGGCCGGCGTCGAGGACGTCGAGACCGCCGTCACCCACGGGCTGCGCCACCAGGCGATCCTCGACTACGCCGCCAGAAACGGGATCGAACTGATCGTGATGGGGCGCCAGCGGCGCCTCGAGCGACTGTTTCGCGGCGGAACCTCCGACCGCGTCTCCGAGGAGGCCTCGGTGCCGGTGCTGGTCGTCGAGCGGTAG
- a CDS encoding MazG-like family protein, whose translation MDEQDRVAAFVDRHGIDEPPAYRALDLASEVGEVAKEVTESSDYGASPDDVEIAGDELGDALFALLALCESVDVDAGAALEAALAKYEARLEETGSPASGE comes from the coding sequence ATGGACGAGCAAGACCGCGTCGCGGCGTTCGTCGACCGCCACGGGATCGACGAACCGCCCGCGTACCGGGCACTCGATCTCGCCTCGGAGGTCGGCGAGGTCGCCAAGGAGGTCACCGAATCGAGCGACTACGGGGCGTCGCCGGACGACGTCGAGATCGCGGGGGACGAACTCGGCGACGCGCTGTTCGCCCTGCTCGCGCTGTGTGAGTCGGTCGACGTCGACGCCGGGGCGGCCCTCGAGGCGGCGCTGGCGAAGTACGAGGCCCGACTCGAGGAGACCGGGTCGCCGGCCTCCGGTGAGTAG
- a CDS encoding DsbA family protein has product MNRRAFLGATVATTAAAVAGCTALFPASLPDELEGVDGDADQLPTPTLGDGGVTVEVYEDLGCPGCQEFQRTVMPELEADLLETERATYHHYDFPLPADDRSIAAANAARAVQDDTRTDDEPNGAFFEYKRTVMETDDWSDDRLVDLAEDEGADPVVVGDALEEDAYYPTLVADWNRGDDRGVTQTPTVLVDGEEVDDPTAEEIGAAVDEAE; this is encoded by the coding sequence ATGAACCGACGCGCGTTTCTCGGTGCGACCGTCGCCACCACCGCGGCGGCGGTCGCCGGCTGTACGGCGCTGTTTCCGGCCTCGCTACCGGACGAACTCGAGGGGGTCGACGGCGACGCCGACCAGCTCCCGACGCCGACGCTCGGCGACGGCGGCGTGACGGTCGAGGTCTACGAAGACCTGGGCTGTCCCGGCTGTCAGGAGTTTCAGCGGACCGTGATGCCGGAGCTCGAGGCCGACCTGCTCGAGACCGAGCGGGCGACGTACCACCACTACGACTTCCCGCTACCCGCGGACGACCGGTCGATCGCCGCGGCCAACGCGGCACGAGCGGTCCAGGACGACACCCGGACAGACGACGAGCCGAACGGCGCGTTCTTCGAGTACAAGCGGACGGTGATGGAGACCGACGACTGGAGCGACGACCGGCTCGTCGACCTCGCGGAGGACGAAGGGGCCGATCCCGTCGTCGTCGGTGACGCCCTCGAGGAGGACGCCTACTACCCGACGCTCGTGGCGGACTGGAACCGCGGCGACGACCGGGGAGTCACCCAGACGCCGACCGTACTGGTCGACGGCGAGGAGGTCGACGATCCGACGGCCGAGGAGATCGGCGCCGCCGTCGACGAGGCCGAGTGA
- a CDS encoding MATE family efflux transporter, protein MARIPNPFRLAILWIGLALARIGLIEAERARRTTDLAWPRIVTGIARMSKSAVDVAMVGIAVGSAAIAGVGFASPFWGLAFSIGGGIAGGTIALVSQRYGAEAFDQLGQAVRSSAVLVVAISLPVTAVFWVYATELISLISNDPEAIRLGATYLQIVSLGIPFAGLNLIGSRIFVGMDDAWTPMVVRAGGALANIGLNAVLIFGLDLGVAGAALGTVLANLAVTATFALGLIAGRLPGVGTFDVTIDPFGTYLHGETLRDLITIGLPVMGRNLVWTIAEFPMLAVVDIFGQDTVSAYVIARRIWGVMNTPGWGFGLAASSLVGQELGTGDEGTAEQYGREIVRFAVAVYIVSATIIFVFAEPITLLFTDDPSELSVSTTVSLVYAACVAVVLQGVAGGASGALDATGDTRWPFYSQALGMFGFAIPIAYLGAAGLSIPGFVVPVVDVAVPGVSIPALGIGALYVAFVAETAVPAAINYHRFLSGKWKRISRGYRPETPAADD, encoded by the coding sequence GTGGCCCGGATTCCGAACCCGTTCCGTCTCGCGATCCTGTGGATCGGGCTCGCACTCGCCAGGATCGGCCTGATCGAGGCCGAGCGGGCGCGCCGGACCACGGACCTCGCCTGGCCGCGCATCGTCACTGGCATCGCGCGGATGTCCAAGAGCGCGGTCGACGTCGCGATGGTCGGGATTGCCGTCGGCTCGGCCGCCATCGCCGGCGTCGGCTTCGCCTCGCCGTTCTGGGGGCTCGCGTTCTCCATCGGCGGCGGGATCGCCGGCGGAACGATCGCGCTCGTCTCCCAGCGCTACGGCGCCGAGGCGTTCGACCAGCTCGGCCAGGCGGTGCGCTCGAGTGCCGTCCTCGTCGTCGCGATTTCGCTGCCGGTGACGGCCGTCTTCTGGGTGTACGCGACCGAGCTCATCTCGCTGATCAGCAACGACCCCGAGGCGATCAGGCTCGGTGCGACGTACCTGCAGATCGTGAGCCTCGGCATCCCGTTTGCGGGACTCAACCTGATCGGGAGCCGCATCTTCGTCGGCATGGACGACGCCTGGACGCCGATGGTCGTCCGCGCCGGCGGGGCGCTCGCCAACATCGGGCTGAACGCCGTGCTCATCTTCGGTCTCGACCTGGGCGTTGCGGGGGCGGCGCTCGGAACCGTCCTCGCGAATCTCGCCGTGACGGCGACGTTCGCCCTCGGGCTGATCGCGGGCCGACTCCCCGGCGTGGGGACGTTCGACGTCACCATCGACCCGTTCGGGACGTACCTCCACGGGGAGACGCTCAGGGACCTGATCACGATCGGCCTCCCGGTGATGGGGCGAAACCTCGTCTGGACGATCGCCGAGTTCCCCATGCTCGCCGTCGTCGACATCTTCGGGCAGGACACGGTCTCCGCCTACGTCATCGCCCGGCGGATCTGGGGCGTCATGAACACGCCCGGCTGGGGCTTCGGCCTCGCGGCCTCGAGTCTGGTCGGCCAGGAGCTCGGAACGGGCGACGAGGGCACCGCAGAGCAGTACGGCCGGGAGATCGTCCGCTTCGCGGTCGCGGTGTACATCGTCTCGGCGACGATCATCTTCGTCTTCGCCGAGCCGATCACGCTCCTGTTCACCGACGACCCGTCCGAACTGTCGGTCTCGACGACGGTGTCGCTCGTGTACGCCGCCTGCGTCGCCGTCGTCCTGCAGGGGGTCGCCGGCGGCGCCTCGGGTGCGCTCGACGCGACCGGCGACACGCGCTGGCCGTTCTACAGCCAGGCGCTCGGGATGTTCGGCTTCGCCATCCCGATCGCTTACCTCGGCGCCGCGGGGCTTTCGATCCCCGGCTTCGTCGTTCCGGTCGTCGACGTCGCGGTTCCCGGCGTCTCGATTCCGGCGCTCGGGATCGGCGCGCTGTACGTCGCGTTCGTCGCCGAAACGGCCGTCCCGGCCGCGATCAACTACCACCGATTCCTGAGCGGGAAGTGGAAGCGGATCAGCCGCGGCTACCGCCCCGAGACCCCCGCGGCCGACGACTGA
- a CDS encoding S1C family serine protease, translating into MSRDRVNRRRFLEAAGTALAAGVVVSPSSRVAAQDDGPYADVYRALIDSVVLIQVLDSPDGSGSTGSGFVYDDEHVLTNDHVVADAEAVDLQFTDERWRSGTVVGTDPYSDLAVVRVEELGADPLSVSEAEPVVGREVVALGNPLGLDASISQGIVSGVDRSLPSPTGFSIPAAIQTDAPVNPGNSGGPLATLEGDVIGVVFAGGGRNIGFAIPAALVRRVVPALIDDGEYEHPYLGVATAPFTPLIAEFYDTDHTGGVLIIDVVDGSPADGILEAVDDVAVVDGGFVPVGADVLVAIDGQEIPSQDRLSAYLALETTPGETIAVEIVRDGESETVDLTLEARPAP; encoded by the coding sequence ATGAGTCGCGACCGAGTGAACCGCCGTCGATTCCTCGAGGCCGCCGGAACCGCACTTGCGGCTGGGGTCGTCGTCTCGCCGTCCTCGAGGGTGGCTGCGCAGGACGACGGACCGTACGCCGACGTCTACCGGGCGCTGATCGACTCCGTCGTGCTGATCCAGGTCCTCGACTCCCCCGACGGGAGTGGCTCGACGGGATCGGGGTTCGTCTACGACGACGAACACGTCCTCACGAACGACCACGTCGTCGCCGACGCCGAGGCGGTCGACCTCCAGTTCACCGACGAACGCTGGCGCTCGGGGACGGTCGTCGGAACCGACCCGTACAGCGACCTCGCCGTCGTTCGCGTCGAGGAGCTCGGGGCCGATCCGCTCTCGGTCTCCGAGGCCGAGCCGGTCGTCGGCAGGGAGGTCGTCGCGCTCGGAAACCCCCTGGGGCTCGACGCCTCGATCTCGCAGGGGATCGTCAGCGGCGTCGATCGCTCGCTCCCGAGCCCGACCGGCTTCTCGATACCCGCCGCGATCCAGACCGACGCGCCGGTCAATCCCGGCAACAGCGGGGGACCGCTCGCGACCCTCGAGGGCGACGTCATCGGCGTCGTCTTCGCGGGCGGGGGACGGAACATCGGTTTCGCGATCCCCGCGGCGCTCGTCCGGCGGGTGGTCCCCGCGCTGATCGACGACGGGGAGTACGAACACCCGTACCTGGGTGTCGCCACGGCGCCGTTCACGCCGCTGATCGCCGAGTTCTACGACACCGATCACACGGGCGGCGTATTGATCATCGACGTCGTCGACGGCTCGCCCGCGGACGGAATTCTCGAGGCGGTCGACGACGTGGCGGTCGTCGACGGCGGATTCGTCCCCGTCGGCGCGGACGTGCTCGTCGCCATCGACGGCCAGGAGATCCCGAGCCAGGACCGCCTCTCGGCGTACCTCGCCCTCGAGACCACCCCGGGCGAGACGATCGCCGTCGAGATCGTCCGCGACGGGGAGTCCGAGACGGTCGACCTCACGCTCGAGGCGCGGCCGGCGCCGTGA